In Oscillatoria sp. FACHB-1407, the sequence ATTCGTAGGTCAAGCGTCGCTCTACTCCTTTGCGATGGGGAGATAGGAGGTAAGCCGTGCCCAGGGCTAAAACGGGAACTAGGGCGCAGATCAGTAGAAAGCCTAAAAGGTATTCGTAGCCGCTAAGAACAAACACAGTTATGTCGCCGCTTGAAGGTGGTTAAATCGTAAATCGTAGTCAAACCTCTAATAATGTTACTCTTTTTTCACACTATCTGAAAATGCTGGATATTGAAGTCGCTCAGGTGAGTCCATAGAGCCGGATCTATTAGAACCGTCTTTCAAACTCCAGTACGGCGCGATTGTCACCGGAGAGGTTAGTAGAACCCCGCAATAAAAATTCTTCGCTGAGGCGATAACGTACGTTAAATTGGGTTGGAACGTCTCCCGTCAAGATCTGAACGACCGATGTGGAGAGATTATCGGTGATATCTACTCCAAGCTCGGCTGCCAGACCAAAGGTTGAGGCTTGATCTTCATCAACGGTAGTCGTGGGAAAGAGGCGGAATTCGCTTAAGCCAAGGGCATTGCCAACAATGTTTTGCACGTTAGTGAGCAGGGCTGATCCTGCCAGGTTGGCGATCGCCAGGGTGCTATCTCCCTGTCCCAGTGTGTTGATAAAACTACCACCCAACAGTGCAATGATTTCGTTTTCGCTGCGTCGGGGGCTACTGGTGAGTTCCAAATTATCAAACAGCTCGCTCGCTTGTCCACGAACACTCGCTTGCACTCTGACGGTTTGAAATGCCCCGAAATCTCCTACTGGGACATCGGCGATTTCGGATTGAGCATAGGGAGCGGCTGTTTGGAAGACGGCTGGGGCACGGGTCACTTCGATGACCGAGGTGCTGAGGCGGACATCAATAAACGGGTCAAGACCCTGACTGGGGTTAAAAATGGCTCGGCTATCGTATCCACGCGCCAGATTAAACTGCGTTGTAAATAAGTTGACCTGTCCGCTCCGCAGGCGAATGACCCCTTTAGGACGTAGATCTCCAACGGTGCCGTTGATCAAAAGATCGCCAGCTGCCACAAAATTCAGAATGGGTTCACGGGTAATCAACAAGCGATCGCCAAGGGTTAACCGCAAATTATTTAATTGCGGAGGAACGGTTGCCAGTCCCTGATTTGTCTCTGATGGGGATGCAGTATCAGAGGGGACAGCTGCTTGTGAGTTGTCAGGTAAGAAGACACGCCCATCACTGAGGGTAATGTTGCCACCGATGCGAGGTGCTAGAGCTGTTCCTGTGAGAATAACTTGCCCATTAACACCCCCGTCATAGATGCCCTTAAGATTGAGTTCTAAACCTGTAAGGCTAACGGTGAGGGGTTGTGGCGGAGCAGGTCCATCGGCTGGAGGGTTAGAGCTAATGGGTCTAAAGATAGGTAACACCCCTTCTGCCAGAACTTGCCCATCACTGAACTGCCCCCGTAAGGTTTCGACTTGAATGCGATCGGTATCAAATACGATCGTGCCATTGACATTGGTTAGCGGTTCTGGCAACGCCTGTGCTGAAAACTGAGCGTTGGTGAAAATAGCGATTCCTCTGGCTCGGGGTTGAGAAAGGGTGCCATCAACCCGGAGTTCTACGTCTCCTCCTCCTCCATCCCACACCAACTGACGGCGAGTGAGTAGGTTCAACAGAGCGAGTCCTTCATCCTCAACATCGACATTTAACTCGATGTTCTCACCGGGATTAATGCTCTCGTCTATGAACGCAAAGCGGTAGGGAATGCTGCCACTAAAGGTTAGCGGTTGCGGTTCTTCGACCACGACTCTGCCATCAAAGCGCAATCGGGCATTGTTATAGCCGAATAGGGTGCTTGCCTCTTGTACAGTTGTGCGGTTGAGGGTTGCGTCAGTGACTCTGATTTCTCCGTCAACTTGTGGGTTTTGTTGGCTGCCCGCCAACGTGGCGATCGCATTTAAGTTGCCCGTCAGATCGACGGGTAGCTCAAAGAAGTCGCGCAGTGCTTCCACTGGAACGTTTTGTGCCTGGAGTTGCCCATTTTGTTGATCACCCCCAATCTGCCCAGAAAAAGCCAGAAAAGCTGAACCGGGTTGGTTGATGCAGGCAGCGGGGATGGCAGGGGCAGTTGGTTCGCCGCCCGGAGTTACAATGCCTGGAGTTGCATTGCCTGACGTGGCATTGTCTGGAGTTGTGCTAACCGGAGTGGCAGATTGGTTTCTGGAGAGGGGATTGATGTTGCGATATCTCAACCCTTGGAGTCGGAAAGGCAGCAGAGTCAGCACTCCGTTAGCCAATTCTCCGTCTACAATGACGCAATCAATCCCGTATCGTGTCCACGTCCATTCCTGACCCAAGATATTGAAATCGGCGACTAACCCGGTTTGGGGAGTGCTGGACACAGTAATACTGCCTGTAAAGGAACCCTGCAAATCCCGCAAGTCGGGCAGATTGGAGGCTGCTTCCTCCGCTTCTTCCTGTTGCTCTAGAAGAGCCACAATTTCAGAATAACGCCGTAGTTGGTTGAGAATCGTGTCGCCAAAGGTGTCGATCGCCACGGTATCCAGTACCCCGGCCCCATAGGCGGTGGGTGCCTCAATGCCTCGACCCAGATCTTCTAACTCAAACCACTGAAATGCGGTCAGAATGTCCTGAATATTGCCATTGGTGATATTGATGGTGCTTTCAAATTGGGGGGCTGCACCGGGTCGAAAGCGAGTAGTACCAATCTCATAGACACTGTCACCTCGACGAAATTCCCCTCGGTTGATGGTTGCTACCCCATCTTCGTACCGAAACTGCCCGGTGAACTCGTTGGCTTGTCCACGCACTGTATTGGCGTTGATATATCCCAACGCAGGACGAGCGATCGCCACGGTTCCCACCACGGTTGGGTTGTTGAGGTTTGCCAGATTGATGTCAAAGGTGCCATTGGCTAGACCTCGGACTTCGCCAAACCCTGCACCACCACTCAGGTTGAGCGTTTCCAGGGGCAGATTGCGAACGACCACATTCAGCGTATTGCCTCGCCCAACGCCTTCAGCAAAGAGGTTGCCATCCTCAATGCCGTATTGCTGTGCCACCAGTTCGTTTTCTTGGCGCACCAAGAAGTAGGTGGGGCGGTTAGTGCCGTCTAACCGGGCGATCAGTTGATCTTCGCTACCTGCCACATTCAGGTTTAACCCACGCCCCCCAGCGTAACTAAACGTCCCTCGTAGCGGTGACTCAAATCGTAAATCATTGACTGCTAACTGCTCTAACCCCAACCGTCCATCCACCACCGGAGCCGCCGGAGAGCCTGTCAAGCGACCGTTAAAGTCGGCTTGTCCTCGCAGTTGAAATTGCTGTGGCACTGGAATTGGCAAATCCGCCACGTTATAGTCTTGCAAATTGACATTGAGGTTTAAGCCAGTCAGAGCAGGTGCGCCTGCGCCCTGTAATTGCGCCAATAGGAACCCGTCTGCTCGAAAGCCGGGAGCCGTCGCTTGGCGTACTAAGATGCGATCGCCATTCCAGGTAATGGCAGCGGTCAGGGGTCGTTCTAATAGCGACACCCCTTCTGAAAAGCGCACCTGTCCCTCAGCGCGTACCCCGGCAGGGTTGAGTTGGGCTAAACTGCCGGACAAGCGCAAGTCACCGCTAAATAGCCCCCGTAATTCTTGCGAAAACTCATTGAGGCGAATGTTAGCGGCATTGACCACTGCCTGCCACCGTCCATCAGCGATCTGGGCACTGGCAGTTGCCGTACCACCCGCTATGCTGAGACGAGTATTTTCAAAGCGGGTAATGCCCTGGGTAATGACAATGTCGCCTTGCCCTGGATAGGTAGCGTTGGGTGCTTGCCATTGCACCGTCGCTTGAAAGTTATCGGTTGGTCCGGTTACCTCAACATCAGCTGCTAGACGACCCAACGTAATATTTGGGGAATTGACTCCATAAGGACGGGCGATCGCATCTCCCGGTAAGTCTCGCGCTTGAAAGGCAAAGTCCAACCCCCCCTGATCGCCAAAAGCTAACTGACCTCCCCCCGTGATGCTTCCCCCTTCAGTGGGTGTGACGTTGATCGTCTCAAACGTCAGAGCACGGGGTGTGAGATTAAATCGTGTCTGTACATCTGAAACGTTGATGCGATCGACTCGTACGATGCCATTGTTGGAGGCAGTCCCGGTGATCAGGGGTTCATTTAGTGCTCCGGTTAAACGCAAGTCTGCATTCAAAGCACCGCTAGCGGGAATAGGCAGATTGAGATCAAAAGTTTTGAGCAGATCATTGACTGAAACCGATCGCACTCGTGCTGCCAGATTGTAGCCGTTCTGGATGTGCAGAGTGCCACTGGCTTCTGCTGGAATCAGTCCATATCGTGCCCGTACATTCTCCAGAGCGATCACCTGCCCATCAAACCGCAGTTGCCCGTTTGCCTGGGTAAAGCGATTTGGCACATTCACAATAATGGCACTGACATCTTGAAACCGAGCCACACCCTGAAAAGCGAGCGGTTCATCGGGCAGCAGTCGTACCTCTAAGTTAGCTGCCAACCGTCCTTCCTGCAAAATTAACGGTAGGGGCAATAGAGAACTGGCATCTGCCGCAGACAAATTCTGTCCCATCACCACCAAATTGGTCTGCTCAGTGTTGAGATTCGCCTCTCCCCGCAGCCGCAAATCTCCGCCTGTCAGCAAGCCAGTGGTGATGTCAAAGGCAACTCGTCTGTTGCGTTCGCTAAAGTTTGCCCCACCGTTGACCCCTTGCAAGGTGACCTGGCGTTTTGTTGTTTCTTCAAAACCAGCGGGTTCTCCTGACTCAGCCGTCAACTGTGGAGCAGGTTCTAATACCACCGTCCCATTCTGAATCCGAACCACATTCAGTTCGGTTCTGATGAACCCTTCTCCTTCCTCGGCTTGCAGTTGGGTGGTGATCCAGGCTCCCTCTTCATCCTGGTCAACAAAGATCACTGGATTTATCAGATTGAGACTGAGGCGCAAAGTCCGCGTCCAGAGCAGTTCCAGCAAGTTGAATTCGACCTCAATGGCTTCCAGAGTCACTTCGTCGCGATCGGTCGCGGTGGGTGGCAACTCCGACGGTCCAAACACCAACCCCCCCAAAGAAACCTGTTCCACTTCCCCCAGATTGATAGGACGATTGAGAGTTTGCCCCAAGTTTTGTTCAATTAGGGGAGCTAAATCGTTATTGATAAATAGCCATGCTTGACGGGCACCAATCACGCCACCGACAAAAGCAACGGCACCGACCCCCAGCCCAACCCGAACCCAAAGTCTGCGTCGATGGCGGTTAGCTGTGGGTCTGGGTTCTCCCTCTGGGGTTGGAGAATTGGTCATACTACCCTCACACTCTCACCGAAAAGACTATAACCGATTAAATTTAGTCTGCTGCAAGCACTTAATGAAGTCAGCATTTTATATTGAATGATGCGTACCGATCCCCATTAGGATAGACGCAGTACGATTGCTGCAATGTTTCGCGAATTCATAAGTTTTGACCTATGCGTGTGTTTGTTCTGCTGTTTAATGCCCGAACCGATAATGAGGGAATCCATACGTTAAAAGTGGGCGATCGCAATGTGGTTTTGATGTTTGAAACCGAAGATGATGCCATTCGCTTTGGTCTGATGCTAGAGGCTCAAGATATGGGTAGCCCTACCGTTGAAGCGTTTGAATCAGAAGAAATCGAAGAGTTTTGTGAAAGTGCCAATTATGAATGCCAGATTGTACCCGATGGCATGTTGGCTGTGCCTCCTGAAACCAATGTGGAACAAACGGATTGGCAGGCTGACGCAAAGCGATCGCCCCAATCGGAGCCTGACGAATCATCCGATTTTTCCTCAAATGAGTTGGATGCCATTCGTAAGCGATTAGAAGGGCTACTGTAAGCGGTGTTGCTTAAGAGAGGGATGATTGTCCTGACGCAGACGTGAGCGAGACGTTCACACTCCCTCCAGGCAAATCGTTCCAACCAGTGCAAGCCTCTTGCTCACAACTCATTTATCCCCAAGTCAGCAACGTCGTGTAATCGAAATTGCATCGGATTGCAGATTAAATGAAGATGAGGTGGGTGTCCTCACCCAGTTGGGCTACGTGAGATTCACCTTCATCCTTCTCCACCGCTTTGTTCCTGTTTTCCTTTTCTCTCTTCATATAGCGATC encodes:
- a CDS encoding translocation/assembly module TamB domain-containing protein, coding for MTNSPTPEGEPRPTANRHRRRLWVRVGLGVGAVAFVGGVIGARQAWLFINNDLAPLIEQNLGQTLNRPINLGEVEQVSLGGLVFGPSELPPTATDRDEVTLEAIEVEFNLLELLWTRTLRLSLNLINPVIFVDQDEEGAWITTQLQAEEGEGFIRTELNVVRIQNGTVVLEPAPQLTAESGEPAGFEETTKRQVTLQGVNGGANFSERNRRVAFDITTGLLTGGDLRLRGEANLNTEQTNLVVMGQNLSAADASSLLPLPLILQEGRLAANLEVRLLPDEPLAFQGVARFQDVSAIIVNVPNRFTQANGQLRFDGQVIALENVRARYGLIPAEASGTLHIQNGYNLAARVRSVSVNDLLKTFDLNLPIPASGALNADLRLTGALNEPLITGTASNNGIVRVDRINVSDVQTRFNLTPRALTFETINVTPTEGGSITGGGQLAFGDQGGLDFAFQARDLPGDAIARPYGVNSPNITLGRLAADVEVTGPTDNFQATVQWQAPNATYPGQGDIVITQGITRFENTRLSIAGGTATASAQIADGRWQAVVNAANIRLNEFSQELRGLFSGDLRLSGSLAQLNPAGVRAEGQVRFSEGVSLLERPLTAAITWNGDRILVRQATAPGFRADGFLLAQLQGAGAPALTGLNLNVNLQDYNVADLPIPVPQQFQLRGQADFNGRLTGSPAAPVVDGRLGLEQLAVNDLRFESPLRGTFSYAGGRGLNLNVAGSEDQLIARLDGTNRPTYFLVRQENELVAQQYGIEDGNLFAEGVGRGNTLNVVVRNLPLETLNLSGGAGFGEVRGLANGTFDINLANLNNPTVVGTVAIARPALGYINANTVRGQANEFTGQFRYEDGVATINRGEFRRGDSVYEIGTTRFRPGAAPQFESTINITNGNIQDILTAFQWFELEDLGRGIEAPTAYGAGVLDTVAIDTFGDTILNQLRRYSEIVALLEQQEEAEEAASNLPDLRDLQGSFTGSITVSSTPQTGLVADFNILGQEWTWTRYGIDCVIVDGELANGVLTLLPFRLQGLRYRNINPLSRNQSATPVSTTPDNATSGNATPGIVTPGGEPTAPAIPAACINQPGSAFLAFSGQIGGDQQNGQLQAQNVPVEALRDFFELPVDLTGNLNAIATLAGSQQNPQVDGEIRVTDATLNRTTVQEASTLFGYNNARLRFDGRVVVEEPQPLTFSGSIPYRFAFIDESINPGENIELNVDVEDEGLALLNLLTRRQLVWDGGGGDVELRVDGTLSQPRARGIAIFTNAQFSAQALPEPLTNVNGTIVFDTDRIQVETLRGQFSDGQVLAEGVLPIFRPISSNPPADGPAPPQPLTVSLTGLELNLKGIYDGGVNGQVILTGTALAPRIGGNITLSDGRVFLPDNSQAAVPSDTASPSETNQGLATVPPQLNNLRLTLGDRLLITREPILNFVAAGDLLINGTVGDLRPKGVIRLRSGQVNLFTTQFNLARGYDSRAIFNPSQGLDPFIDVRLSTSVIEVTRAPAVFQTAAPYAQSEIADVPVGDFGAFQTVRVQASVRGQASELFDNLELTSSPRRSENEIIALLGGSFINTLGQGDSTLAIANLAGSALLTNVQNIVGNALGLSEFRLFPTTTVDEDQASTFGLAAELGVDITDNLSTSVVQILTGDVPTQFNVRYRLSEEFLLRGSTNLSGDNRAVLEFERRF
- a CDS encoding DUF3110 domain-containing protein; translated protein: MRVFVLLFNARTDNEGIHTLKVGDRNVVLMFETEDDAIRFGLMLEAQDMGSPTVEAFESEEIEEFCESANYECQIVPDGMLAVPPETNVEQTDWQADAKRSPQSEPDESSDFSSNELDAIRKRLEGLL